One genomic segment of candidate division KSB1 bacterium includes these proteins:
- the rpmG gene encoding 50S ribosomal protein L33 has protein sequence MRENITLECSVCKRRNYAMTKNKKTHTARVEFKKYCRFCNKHTLHKESR, from the coding sequence GTGAGAGAAAACATCACCCTCGAGTGCAGTGTTTGCAAGCGCCGTAATTATGCCATGACCAAAAACAAGAAGACGCATACGGCGCGTGTGGAATTCAAGAAGTATTGCCGCTTCTGCAACAAGCATACTCTTCACAAAGAGTCGCGTTAG